A stretch of the Archangium violaceum genome encodes the following:
- a CDS encoding ATP-binding cassette domain-containing protein gives MPTDVEHIEIRGARENNLREVNLRIPKRKITLFTGVSGSGKSSIVFDTIAAEAQRQLFENFSLFVRNFLPKVPQPAADAIENLNMAVIVDQKRLGGGSHSTVGTATDINPLLRLLFSRVGQPHVGYSNQFSFNEPQGMCPECNGIGQKLGVRADGFLDMSKSLAEGAVQVPVFAKWENGMYAASGFFDVNKKLSEFTKEEMDLLLYASPRKFKAKFNGNDMNATYMGIIEKFTRAYIKRDLKTLSPRTQKAVTPYLTMGPCPLCKGARLSQAALGCRIQGKNIAELTAMEVDELLPWVKALEGAAEAPLAKALAERLGHVVDIGLGYLSLDRPTDTLSGGESQRIKMVKHLGSSLVEVLYIFDEPSVGLHPRDVYRLGALLRALRDKGNTVLVVEHDPDVIKIADHVVDVGPHAGRKGGTVVFEGSYENLLKSKTLTGQYLERQLPLKETPRQPKGRLPIRNARVNNLKDVSVDIPSGVLTVVTGVAGSGKSSLIHEVFVPTTPGAVVIDQSAVGTSSRSTPATYTGVMDDLRKELADANDVDASLFSFNSKGACETCNGLGVLYTDLAFLEGVKTPCETCHGKRFKDEVLEYKLEGRSISDYLALNVTEALAALGSGKGAKKRVPLLRKLEAMRDVGLDYLTLGQPLNTLSGGECQRIKLATELHKKGSVYVLDEPTTGLHMSDISLLMKIIDRLVDEGNTAVVIEHNLDVIRSADWVIDLGPDGGSKGGEVVFEGPSAELLKAKSSLTGAALRGEF, from the coding sequence ATGCCCACCGACGTCGAGCACATCGAGATCCGCGGCGCGCGGGAGAACAACCTGCGAGAGGTGAACCTCCGGATTCCGAAGCGGAAGATCACGCTCTTCACCGGCGTCTCCGGCTCCGGCAAATCATCCATTGTCTTCGACACCATCGCCGCCGAGGCCCAGCGCCAGCTGTTCGAGAACTTCAGCCTCTTCGTCCGGAACTTCCTGCCGAAGGTTCCGCAGCCCGCGGCGGACGCGATCGAGAACCTGAACATGGCGGTGATCGTCGACCAGAAGCGACTGGGCGGCGGCTCGCACTCCACGGTCGGCACGGCGACGGACATCAACCCGCTGCTGCGGCTCCTCTTCTCGCGCGTCGGGCAGCCGCACGTCGGATACTCGAACCAGTTCTCGTTCAACGAGCCGCAGGGCATGTGCCCCGAGTGCAACGGCATCGGGCAGAAGCTCGGCGTGAGGGCAGACGGCTTCCTCGACATGTCGAAGTCGCTCGCGGAGGGCGCGGTCCAGGTCCCGGTGTTCGCCAAATGGGAGAACGGGATGTACGCCGCGTCGGGATTCTTCGACGTGAACAAGAAGCTGTCGGAGTTCACGAAGGAGGAGATGGACCTGCTGCTCTACGCGTCGCCGCGGAAGTTCAAGGCGAAGTTCAACGGCAACGACATGAACGCGACGTACATGGGCATCATCGAGAAGTTCACGCGCGCGTACATCAAGCGGGATCTCAAGACGCTCTCGCCGAGGACGCAGAAGGCCGTCACGCCGTACCTGACGATGGGGCCATGCCCCTTGTGCAAGGGGGCTCGGCTCAGCCAGGCCGCGCTCGGTTGCAGGATTCAGGGGAAGAACATCGCCGAGCTGACGGCGATGGAGGTCGATGAGCTCTTGCCCTGGGTGAAGGCGCTCGAGGGCGCCGCCGAGGCGCCGCTGGCGAAGGCGCTGGCGGAGCGGCTCGGGCACGTGGTGGACATCGGGCTGGGGTATCTGTCGCTCGACCGCCCCACCGACACGCTCTCCGGCGGCGAGTCGCAGCGGATCAAGATGGTGAAGCACCTCGGCTCCAGCCTGGTGGAGGTCCTCTACATCTTCGACGAGCCCAGCGTGGGCCTGCACCCGCGCGACGTGTACCGCCTGGGCGCGCTGCTCCGGGCGCTACGGGACAAGGGCAACACGGTGTTGGTGGTGGAGCACGACCCGGACGTCATCAAGATCGCCGATCACGTCGTGGACGTCGGGCCTCACGCTGGCCGGAAGGGCGGCACCGTCGTCTTCGAGGGCTCGTACGAGAATCTCCTGAAGTCGAAGACGCTCACCGGTCAGTACCTCGAGCGCCAGCTGCCACTGAAGGAGACGCCGCGTCAGCCGAAGGGAAGGCTGCCCATCCGGAACGCGCGCGTGAACAACCTCAAGGACGTGAGCGTGGACATCCCGTCCGGAGTGCTCACCGTCGTCACCGGAGTCGCGGGTTCGGGGAAGAGCTCGCTCATCCACGAGGTGTTCGTCCCGACGACGCCCGGTGCGGTGGTCATCGATCAGTCCGCCGTTGGCACCTCCAGCCGTTCGACGCCAGCCACCTACACCGGCGTGATGGACGATCTGCGCAAGGAGCTGGCGGACGCGAACGACGTGGACGCTTCGCTGTTCAGCTTCAATTCGAAGGGCGCGTGCGAGACGTGCAACGGGCTGGGCGTCCTCTACACCGACCTCGCGTTCCTGGAGGGCGTGAAGACTCCCTGCGAGACGTGTCATGGCAAGCGCTTCAAGGACGAGGTGCTCGAGTACAAGCTCGAGGGGAGATCCATCAGCGACTACCTCGCGCTGAACGTCACCGAGGCGCTCGCGGCGCTCGGGTCCGGCAAGGGCGCGAAGAAGCGCGTGCCGCTCCTACGGAAGCTGGAGGCGATGCGCGACGTCGGCCTGGACTACCTGACCCTGGGCCAGCCGCTGAACACGCTCTCGGGCGGCGAGTGCCAGCGCATCAAGCTCGCGACCGAACTGCACAAGAAGGGCTCGGTCTACGTCCTCGACGAGCCAACGACGGGCCTGCACATGTCCGACATCTCGCTGCTGATGAAGATCATCGACCGGCTGGTGGATGAGGGGAACACCGCGGTCGTGATCGAGCACAACCTGGACGTGATCCGGAGCGCGGACTGGGTGA